A window of the Candidatus Binatia bacterium genome harbors these coding sequences:
- a CDS encoding S1C family serine protease gives ERSGSGTIVDGAGYILTVHYVTVGAESITVTLADGEQYPAELAAQDQETGLSLVKIPGKDFPFLRSAPAEELELGQPALIVASGGGQARRVNGGYVTSTEGYDGHWEYMLEKSIRLSAFNPGFGGGPLADFKGRLMGVVSLNLNDIGKFSLAIPIELYLRHEQELKRHGRVLSRAPRPWLGFYPQHMGGHVVIAGVVPGGPAERSGLREGDIIIQVERQNIRSRPELYREIWKKRPGERISFHILRDEEALDLSVVGADRGNFYRT, from the coding sequence CGGAACGGTCCGGATCGGGAACCATCGTCGATGGCGCCGGATATATCTTGACCGTCCACTACGTCACGGTCGGCGCCGAGTCGATCACGGTGACGCTCGCCGACGGCGAGCAGTATCCCGCGGAGCTGGCGGCCCAGGACCAGGAGACGGGCCTGTCGCTGGTGAAGATTCCGGGCAAGGATTTTCCGTTTCTGCGCTCCGCGCCGGCCGAGGAGCTGGAGCTGGGACAACCTGCGCTGATCGTCGCCAGCGGCGGCGGGCAGGCGAGGAGAGTCAACGGCGGCTACGTGACCTCGACGGAAGGCTACGACGGCCACTGGGAATACATGCTGGAGAAAAGCATTCGCTTGAGCGCATTCAATCCCGGTTTCGGCGGTGGACCGCTGGCGGACTTCAAAGGCAGGTTGATGGGCGTCGTCTCCCTCAACTTGAACGACATTGGAAAGTTTTCGCTGGCGATCCCGATCGAGCTTTACCTCAGGCACGAGCAGGAGTTGAAGCGGCACGGCCGGGTGCTGAGCCGCGCGCCGCGGCCCTGGCTGGGTTTTTATCCGCAGCACATGGGGGGACACGTCGTGATCGCCGGCGTGGTGCCCGGAGGGCCGGCGGAAAGGAGCGGCCTCAGGGAGGGAGACATCATCATCCAAGTGGAGCGGCAGAACATCCGCTCCCGTCCTGAGCTTTATCGGGAGATCTGGAAAAAGAGACCGGGCGAGCGCATATCCTTCCACATCCTGAGGGACGAAGAAGCGCTCGATCTATCCGTGGTCGGCGCCGATCGAGGGAACTTTTACCGGACTTAG